In the Acanthopagrus latus isolate v.2019 chromosome 23, fAcaLat1.1, whole genome shotgun sequence genome, one interval contains:
- the LOC119014272 gene encoding nucleosome-remodeling factor subunit BPTF-like isoform X5, translating into MRGKRGRPPKPLQADEPSPATTRGLRPRRNLKPKQRDSGDEDVESPTRESPKSAKKKKRGPVASTRGRGRGRGGGGGRGGRGGRGGRRTPASKTVVYDDHESDEDDDAVSLRSEEDEFVEEEPQSEEDEALKADSDCLEEDVLDEEEEEGDDASYCTESSFRSQSTHASTPGKKKVRAPRPRTPILEEKEIPPLVLPDTSEDLLVTNEELLNATSIYEVLRNFSTVLRLSPFRFEDFCAALVGQEQCTLIAETHISLLKAILREEDSSNTTFGPADLKDSTNSTLYFIDGMTWPEVLRAYCESDREYHHVLPYQEMDDYPYGPLGSKIKVLQFLVDQFLTTNMAREELMSDGSMQYDDHCRVCHRLGDLLCCETCSAVYHLECVKPPLEEVPEDEWQCEICVAHKVPGVTDCVTEVQKNRPYIRQEPIGYDRHQRKYWFLNRRIIVEEDGEHEKKKIWYYSTKAQLVELMMCLDKEYWEMDLHATLEEMKEEVQAHMDITEDLTNKARGNNKAYLTAVNDVVTERLKIRQESKEAKTQAGEVRQEVETGLVKIAEDEITSPLDNGEHKDSEPKEVTSSQDEDAKAESSGEDKHPDESQAVTQDSPQQPSSQPEASSGSSQLSGCGSLRNPEQPDLADRSSQSSFTSQDGTDDYNERIKGDGGKAAGQDSNKQTPRGSKESSPVRSDGDATRLSFLKRDLIVNLNNLFKLGQEGKYRVYHNQYSTNVLALNKHQHREDHDKRRHLSHKFSLTTAAEFKWNGSIYGSRSLTVSTLRLTIIQLETNVPGPFMHPNWASHRTNWNKAVQMCSKAREFALALAILECAIKPVVMLPVWKDSLGHTRLHRMTSMEREEKEKVKKREKKLEDEETLQQATWVKYTIPIKHQVWKQKGEEYRVTGYGGWSWVSKTRVPRFVPKLPGNTNVNYRKELEAAKMSKENVAACTNKEKKLMETEKQSTQNTVDDANKQASVAVSAQSTSSEEDHKPQTPKEEEKPTEEERGTNEEEKGEDKKMEVDPCSETAASGDEKGKCLDKAEDKDPSSPSVQPVTEEPIPKDEQSQTEESAAPKPYYDVVNVSEGFQLRTAYKKKVKPSKLDGLLERRVKQFTLEEKQRLERMRQAALLSKMAPAKPASTVKTEGSTLGKQQSAAALCVKQEKDESLQVKDHVVKKLNFEQEKMEVKADNLDVKSDITAPNHSKQMEVNAVQGNGAEVLAHKEVNGGPLANTELNSKNNCISDTIESKEKTQKSEVAVVGESAKKRGYEEMEQGSRQSDTDSAEVDQSKTNPVQMNGKAGVPTATDSSVDSDAASGVQGDAKDPQKEPVKSLMNGNLSQNDVSDMCHPPPLKVPKLENHVAEKGDTLNVNEKEGTVPVKPPSSSLSCLNSNSADNNSSEGLKTTAESQNAPQSDVTSQAAGSTISSVTPTTQPTSKAVVPQKTKVPVTDTKMGTSGSTTTSSMISKEYSTRDRVSLLRFSKSKKARSGTALPSYRKFVTKSSKKSIFILPNDDLKRLARRASIREVPIFNYNAKPAPDIWPYPSPRPTFGITWRYRLQTVRSLAGVSLMLRLLWACLRWDDMAVKPSASVGTTRKETTETDIITTEIIKRRDVGPYGIRSEYCIRKIICPLGNRDTPKETPTPQRKGLRSSALRPKKQEPAKLTGPIAVETWVPEEDLELWEIRAFAERIEREKAQGLDPSKTGSTLKTAEDVKAHLENQLKQARLAAQQKRLEQQRPVTPATTPSSATTTTSASTPSTPGTLSSTGQRTGQVTPGTKMVLASKLGSPVSFQQDKNFHQSFASWVKQGQTNNSSASTGSVASVASSIATSEQTFQIAGSPVTVAGQVLATKLPLPANSKIVTLNMPTTQGGVVQQKVVGIFPSGPPANLRTYSTLHPTTGNINLRATTSASTTQQQAITAGGQIQPGTIKSQSPSPSTSMGTAVARGPAQQGQPQQAMIPTSRGQPGATAVPGCTPVQASAAQRATGTAAPSPHAAATAPGQPPLVSSQANRPQQGQVKLTMAQLMQLTQGAQGGNPGLTVVIQGQGQTQGQLQIIPQGVTVIPGPGQQLMQAAMPNGQVQRFLFTPMPPSSSVSASSPTTASPTKPAVAQTPQIQGQAQVQTTPALAQTQMTAPVPSPTQMPRLAPTPASVALQTQVSVATPSSAPAQCQISTSVPAQVLSSTPASVHAQPQVARPVLAPAQNAVSTLTPGSFPTQTQTAASVPVPGQVAPQSQLQTHAFSPVPALTSAPLQMHVTAPAPALAPISGPSNSAQMPVSASLPSPVQVPTPALAPVSAPVIAVVSTQIAVPSPGKALTQIQPTPTPVPFHAAVANAVVTPVTATFTTPSVPALTEQRAAQPQVWNPASSQAQTPVQPAQLAAAPVQSSALATAPPSAPASVSTHSPITPLPQASLPPQAQLQVQHPTVVSMQQVSQIPVSAVQVHMKGSPVTSVVTAVRTTQPQLQPQTQRQAQICAQIQVQPYGQVQQMPHIQGQAQGQNHPQVRVQFQPQTQQSPQAQLQPLTQTQPQVQFQSQNQTLPQVQTTAQAQLQSRVQPQYHPQVQASFQTQAQPQPQAQQQPQPQVQSQAKAQLQPQIQTQIHPQVQVHFQQQSQVQPQPQATQQPQVQTQPQFQVQSPPQVQQQLQVQAQPQVQAKLQVQFQSQSQTQVQAQPQLQVQSPIRHQLITVPGLQQPVQLLSALPPHVAAQIQAQIQAQAQQQGGAVPQQIKLQLPIQIQQTGGQIQAHQIQNMVTIQAPVSVQEQLQRMQQQQQQQQQQQQQQQQQQQQQQQQQQQQQQQQQQQQQQQQQQQQQQQQPKPKKKKHNEAKREQKEQNLQAVSPGDGIQKQVVVKQNATAEQLKQRKSLAAAEREENQRMIVCNQVMKFILDKIEKDEKQAAKKRKKEEVVEQKRSKQNATKLTALLYKHKEQLKAEILKKRALLDKELQLQVQEELRRDIARLQKEKEKARAAITQAAAATVKAAASHSSHPSQSTHSSHSTHTGPSPSSSHKRKREEERDRDRNRDRDRHHDKDKKRDRDKDRDRYRDRDRDRDGDREREKDRERDRHRDREKDKDRDKDRDSSSSKHKKKKKLCSTSKDHKKDSKLYCICKTPYDESKFYIGCDLCSNWFHGACVGITEKEAKKLEDFVCNDCKRGQEGGSNEELYCICRTPYDESQFYIGCDRCQNWYHGRCVGILQSEANHIDVYVCPQCQSTEDAMTVLTPLTDKDYEGLKRILRSLQSHKMAWPFLEPVDPHDAPDYYRVIKEPMDFSTMETRLQKRHYHKLTEFVADVTKIFDNCRYYNPNDTPFFQCAEVLEAFFVQKLKGFKGSRSHNNKLQCSSAS; encoded by the exons ATGAGAGGGAAGAGGGGCAGGCCGCCCAAACCGCTACAAGCTGACGAGCCGTCCCCGGCTACGACCAGGGGCTTGCGACCGAGGAGGAATCTGAAGCCCAAGCAGAGGGACAGCGGGGATGAGGACGTCGAGAGCCCCACAAGGGAGAGCCCCAAGTCGgctaaaaagaagaaaagaggaccCGTCGCGTCAACACGGGGAAGGGGACGAGGTAGAGGTGGCGGTGgtggcagaggaggcagagggggtCGTGGAGGAAGGCGGACGCCCGCGTCCAAAACAGTGGTGTACGACGACCACGAGAGCGACGAGGACGACGATGCTGTCAGTCTGAGGTCGGAGGAGGACGAGTTTGTTGAGGAGGAACCTCAGTCCGAGGAGGATGAGGCCCTCAAAGCGGACTCTGACTGCCTTGAAGAAGATGTgctggacgaggaggaggaggagggggatgatGCCAGCTACTGTACAGAGAGTAGCTTTCGGAGTCAGAGCACACACGCCAGCACTCCGG ggaagaaaaaagtaCGGGCTCCACGACCTCGCACTCCCAttctggaggagaaggagattCCTCCCCTTGTGCTTCCTGACACCTCTGAGGACCTCCTGGTGACCAACGAGGAGCTGCTTAACGCCACCTCCATCTACGAGGTGCTACGGAACTTCAGCACAGTGCTGCGCCTCTCCCCCTTCCGATTTGAGGACTTCTGTGCGGCACTGGTTGGCCAGGAGCAGTGCACTTTAATAGCTGAGACTCATATTTCCCTCTTGAAGGCCATCTTGCGTGAGGAGGACTCCTCCAACACTACGTTTGGCCCTGCTGACCTCAAGGACAGCACCAACTCCACTTTATACTTTATCGATGGCATGACATGGCCTGAGGTGTTGCGGGCATACTGTGAGAGCGACCGGGAGTACCATCATGTCCTGCCTTATCAGGAGATGGACGACTATCCCTACGGTCCGCTTGGAAGTAAGATCAAGGTGCTGCAGTTTCTGGTGGACCAATTTCTCACCACCAACATGGCCCGCGAGGAGCTGATGTCAGACGGCAGCATGCAGTATGACGACCACTGCCGTGTGTGCCACCGCCTGGGTGACCTGCTGTGCTGTGAGACATGCTCAGCGGTCTACCACCTGGAGTGTGTGAAACCTCCGCTAGAGGAGGTTCCAGAGGACGAATGGCAGTGTGAGATTTGTGTGGCGCACAAGGTGCCTGGTGTCACAGACTGTGTGACAGAGGTGCAGAAGAACAGGCCCTACATCCGCCAAGAGCCCATTGGATACGACCGCCACCAGAGGAAGTACTGGTTCCTAAACAGAAGGATTATCGT CGAGGAGGACGGCGagcatgagaagaaaaagatctgGTACTACAGCACCAAGGCGCAGCTGGTGGAGCTCATGATGTGCCTGGATAAGGAGTACTGGGAGATGGACCTCCATGCCAccctggaggagatgaaggaggaggtgcaggCACACATGGATATCACAGAGGACCTTACCAACAAAGCCAGAGGAAACAATAAAGCCTACCTCACTGCTGTCAACG ATGTGGTCACAGAGCGTCTGAAGATCAGGCAGGAGTCAAAGGAAGCGAAGACGCAAGCAGGGGAGGTCAGGCAGGAAGTGGAAACGGGCTTAGTGAAGATTGCAGAGGACGAGATCACCTCACCGCTCGATAACGGAGAGCACAAAGACTCTGAGCCCAAGGAGGTTACCAGTTCGCAGG ATGAAGATGCAAAAGCAGAGTCTAGTGGGGAAGACAAGCACCCTGACGAGTCACAGGCGGTTACCCAAGACAGTCCACAGCAGCCATCTTCTCAGCCAGAGGCAAGTAGTGGCAGCAGCCAGCTCTCTGGATGTGGGAGCCTCAGGAATCCAGAACAGCCTGACCTGGCCGATCgctcctctcagtcctctttCACCAGCCAGGATGGGACAG ACGACTACAACGAAAGGATCAAGGGCGATGGCGGGAAAGCAGCAGGACAggattcaaataaacaaacacccAGAGGCAGCAAAGAG TCATCTCCTGTACGGTCTGATGGTGACGCTACACGTCTCAGCTTTTTAAAGCGGGACCTAATAGTGAATTTGAACAACTTGTTCAAACTTGGCCAAGAGGGTAAATACAGAGTCTACCACAACCAGTACAGCACCAACGTCCTGGCCCTAAACAAGCACCAGCACCGCGAGGACCACGACAAGAGACGTCACCTCTCCCACAAGTTCAGCCTGACCACGGCAGCGGAATTCAAGTGGAACGGCTCCATCTACGGTTCGCGGAGCCTGACTGTTTCCACGTTGCGTCTCACCATCATCCAACTGGAGACCAACGTCCCTGGACCATTCATGCATCCTAACTGGGCATCGCACAG GACCAACTGGAACAAAGCAGTGCAGATGTGCAGCAAGGCCAGGGAGTTTGCTTTGGCCTTGGCCATACTAGAGTGTGCCATCAAACCAGTGGTCATGCTGCCTGTATGGAAAGATTCTCTTGGACACACAAG GCTACATCGCATGACCTCCATGGAGCgggaggaaaaggagaaggtgaaaaagagagagaaaaaactggaggatgaggagacaCTGCAGCAGGCCACTTGGGTGAAGTACACCATCCCCATCAAGCACcag GTGTGGAAGCAGAAGGGAGAGGAGTACAGAGTGACAGGATATGGCGGCTGGAGCTGGGTCAGTAAGACTCGAGTGCCACGGTTTGTTCCAAAGCTACCAGGGAACACAAACGTAAACTACCGCAAAGAACTGGAGG CAGCTAAAATGAGCAAGGAAAATGTAGCAGCTTGcacaaataaagagaaaaagttGATGGAAACTGAGAAGCAGTCTACACAAAACACTGTGGATGACGCCAATAAACAAGCATCTGTAGCTGTGTCAGCACAGAGCACTTCATCAGAGGAGGACCACAAACCTCAGACCcccaaagaggaagaaaaacccacagaagaggagaggggaacaaatgaagaagagaaaggagaagatAAAAAAATGGAGGTTGACCCCTGCTCTGAAACTGCTGCTTCAGGTGATGAGAAAGGTAAATGTTTAGATAAGGCTGAAGACAAAGACCCTTCCTCCCCTTCCGTGCAGCCTGTGACTGAAGAACCAATTCCGAAAGATGAACAATCCCAGACGGAAGAGAGCGCAGCACCAAAGCCCTACTACGATGTTGTGAACGTCAGCGAGGGCTTCCAACTGCGGACTGCCTATAAGAAGAAGGTCAAACCCTCCAAACTGGATGGGCTTCTGGAGCGTCGCGTAAAACAGTTCACCTTGGAGGAAAAGCAGAGGCTAGAGCGGATGAGACAGGCGGCCCTACTGTCCAAAATGGCTCCCGCAAAGCCTGCCTCTACTGTCAAGACTGAAGGATCCACACTGGGCAAACAGCAGTCTGCTGCGGCACTGTGTGTAAAACAAGAGAAGGATGAGAGTCTTCAAGTGAAAGACCATGTGGTTAAGAAGCTTAACTTTGagcaggagaagatggaggTAAAGGCAGACAACTTGGATGTCAAGTCAGACATCACAGCACCCAACCACAGCAAACAGATGGAGGTAAATGCTGTGCAGGGGAACGGTGCAGAGGTCTTGGCTCACAAAGAAGTGAATGGAGGACCTTTAGCGAACACTGAGCTcaacagtaaaaacaactgTATATCAGATACAAtagaaagcaaagaaaaaacacagaagtcaGAGGTGGCTGTAGTGGGAGAGAGTGCTAAGAAACGTGGGTATGAAGAGATGGAACAAGGCAGCAGACAGAGCGACACAGACAGCGCAGAGGTTGACCAAAGCAAGACCAATCCGGTACAGATGAACGGGAAGGCAGGAGTTCCCACCGCCACAGACTCAAGCGTCGACTCAGATGCAGCCAGTGGAGTCCAAGGTGATGCTAAAGACCCTCAGAAAGAGCCTGTCAAGTCTCTGATGAATGGAAACCTCTCACAAAATGATGTGTCTGACATGTGTCATCCACCTCCCCTGAAAGTGCCGAAATTAGAGAACCACGTGGCAGAGAAAGGAGACACTCTGAATGTGAATGAGAAAGAGGGAACAGTTCCCGTTAAGCCTCCATCCTCAAGCCTTTCTTGCCTGAATAGTAATAGTGCTGACAATAACAGTAGTGAAGGTTTGAAGACCACTGCAGAGTCACAAAATGCTCCTCAGTCTGACGTGACCTCTCAAGCAGCAGGTAGCACAATCTCCTCTGTAACCCCCACCACCCAGCCCACCTCCAAGGCAGTCGTCCCACAGAAGACCAAAGTTCCAGTCACCGACACCAAGATGGGAACTTCTGGTTCGACAACGACCAGCTCCATGATTAGTAAAGAGTACTCCACCAGGGACCGAGTCAGCCTCCTCAGGTTCTCCAAATCCAAGAAGGCACGCTCAGGGACAGCCCTGCCATCCTACCGCAAGTTTGTCACCAAGAGCAGCAAGAAGAGCATCTTCATCCTGCCAAACGACGACCTGAAGAGGCTGGCGAGGAGGGCGAGCATCAGGGAGGTGCCCATCTTCAACTACAACGCCAAGCCTGCCCCAGATATTTGGCCTTATCCATCACCTCGGCCCACTTTTGGGATAACATGGAG GTACCGTCTCCAGACTGTGAGGTCTCTGGCAGGGGTCAGTCTGatgctgaggctgctgtgggCCTGCTTGAGGTGGGACGACATGGCTGTTAAACCCTCTGCTTCTGTAGGGACAACTCGCAAAG AAACCACAGAGACGGACATCATTACAACAGAGATTATCAAACGGAGAGACGTGGGACCTTACGGCATCCGCTCTGAGTACTGCATCAGGAAGATCATCTGTCCCCTTGGGAATAGAGACACTCCAAAAG AAACCCCAACACCACAGAGGAAAGGCCTGCGATCAAGTGCCTTGAGGCCCAAGAAGCAGGAGCCAGCCAAGTTGACTGGACCTATTGCTGTGGAGACATGGGTGCCTGAAGAAGACCTGGAGCTGTGGGAGATCAGGGCCTTCGCAGAaag gatagagagggagaaggcACAGGGTCTTGACCCCTCAAAGACTGGCAGCACTCTcaaaacagcagaggatgtcAAAGCCCATTTGGAGAATCAGCTGAAACAGGCCAGACTTGCTGCTCAGCAG aaacgtctggagcagcagaggccaGTTACACCCGCCACCACTCCGTCATCagcaaccaccaccacctcagCCAGCACCCCCAGCACTCCCGGCACCCTGTCATCCACGGGTCAGAGGACAGGTCAGGTCACACCTGGAACCAAGATGGTCCTCGCCTCCAAACTGGGCTCTCCAGTGTCGTTCCAGCAAGACAAAAACTTCCATCAGTCCTTTGCCTCCTGGGTCAAACAGGGTCAGACTAACAACAGCTCTG CCTCCACCGGCTCAGTTGCCAGCGTGGCTAGCAGCATCGCCACCTCAGAGCAAACCTTCCAGATCGCTGGCAGCCCAGTGACTGTGGCTGGCCAAGTCCTCGCCACCAAACTCCCGCTGCCCGCAAACAGCAAGATTGTAACGCTCAACATGCCCACCACGCAAGGAG GTGTAGTCCAGCAGAAAGTCGTTGGCATATTTCCCTCTGGGCCCCCTGCGAACCTTAGGACATACAGCACACTACATCCTACAACTGGCAACATCAACCTCAGAGCCACCACCTCTGCCTCAACAACCCAGCAACAG GCCATCACTGCAGGAGGCCAAATCCAGCCTGGCACGATCAAGAGCCAGTCACCTTCCCCATCTACCTCCATGGGCACAGCAGTGGCGAGAGGTCCTGCTCAACAAG GCCAACCTCAGCAGGCTATGATCCCGACAAGCCGTGGCCAGCCTGGAGCCACAGCTGTGCCTGGCTGTACACCTGTGCAGGCGAGTGCAGCTCAGAGAGCGACGGGCACTGCTGCACCGTCACCTCACGCAGCCGCCACAGCACCTGGACAGCCACCCCTAGTTTCTTCCCAGGCCAACAGACCACAGCAGGGTCAAGTTAAACTCACTATGGCACAGCTAATGCAGTTAACACAGGGTGCTCAG GGTGGAAACCCAGGTCTGACAGTGGTGATCCAGGGTCAGGGCCAGACCCAGGGACAGTTGCAAATCATCCCACAGGGTGTGACAGTCATCCCTGGTCCTGGCCAGCAGCTAATGCAGGCAGCCATGCCCAATGGCCAAGTCCAGCGCTTCCTCTTCACTCCCATGCCCCCGTCCTCATCAGTTTCAGCTTCATCTCCCACTACTGCTTCCCCTACAAAGCCTGCTGTAGCTCAGACCCCTCAGATCCAAGGTCAGGCCCAAGTTCAGACGACTCCAGCTCTAGCCCAAACTCAAATGACTGCCCCTGTTCCATCCCCAACACAAATGCCACGTTTGGCCCCCACGCCAGCCTCAGTTGCTCTACAAACCCAGGTTTCAGTTGCTACACCATCATCAGCCCCTGCACAGTGTCAAATATCCACTTCTGTGCCTGCCCAGGTTTTATCCTCCACACCAGCCTCTGTCCACGCACAACCCCAAGTGGCAAGACCTGTGCTTGCCCCAGCACAAAATGCAGTCTCCACCCTTACTCCAGGCTCATTCCCTACCCAAACCCAGACTGCAGCGTCAGTACCTGTTCCAGGACAGGTCGCACCTCAGTCCCAGCTCCAGACACATGCCTTCAGCCCTGTCCCAGCCTTAACCTCAGCTCCTCTCCAAATGCACGTTACCGCTCCTGCCCCTGCTTTAGCCCCCATCTCAGGCCCCTCTAACTCGGCCCAGATGCCAgtttctgcctctcttcctTCACCTGTCCAAGTTCCGACCCCTGCTCTTGCTCCCGTCTCTGCTCCCGTCATAGCTGTTGTGTCTACCCAAATCGCTGTCCCATCCCCAGGGAAAGCTCTGACCCAAATCCAACCCACCCCAACCCCTGTTCCTTTTCACGCTGCCGTGGCCAACGCTGTCGTCACACCAGTCACGGCTACCTTTACAACACCGTCAGtgccag CTCTGACAGAGCAGAGGGCAGCTCAGCCTCAGGTCTGGAATCCTGCTTCCTCTCAAGCTCAAACTCCAGTTCAGCCCGCTCAGCTGGCTGCGGCTCCCGTTCAGTCATCAGCCCTGGCTACTGCACCACCCTCTGCCCCTGCATCAGTCTCCACACATTCACCCATTACCCCTTTGCCTCAagcatctcttcctcctcaagCTCAACTACAAGTCCAGCACCCCACAGTTGTATCAATGCAGCAAGTGTCTCAAATTCCAGTCTCAGCAGTGCAGGTTCACATGAAGGGATCTCCAGTCACTTCTGTTGTTACTGCTGTGAGAACGACACAGCCTCAGCTGCAACCCCAAACCCAGCGTCAAGCCCAGATCTGTGCTCAGATTCAGGTCCAGCCCTATGGCCAAGTCCAGCAGATGCCGCACATTCAGGGCCAAGCACAAGGCCAAAACCACCCCCAGGTCCGAGTTCAGTTCCAGCCACAAACTCAGCAATCACCCCAAGCCCAATTACAGCCCCTCACTCAAACTCAACCTCAGGTGCAGTTTCAGTCCCAAAACCAAACCTTACCCCAGGTCCAGACCACAGCTCAAGCCCAGCTCCAGTCAAGGGTCCAACCTCAGTATCATCCCCAGGTACAAGCTTCATTTCAAACACAAGCTCAGCCGCAGCCTCAGGCTCAGCAACAACCTCAGCCCCAGGTTCAGTCTCAGGCCAAAGCTCAACTCCAGCCCCAGATCCAAACCCAAATCCATCCCCAGGTTCAGGTCCACTTCCAGCAACAGAGCCAGGTTCAGCCTCAACCTCAGGCCACACAGCAACCCCAGGTCCAAACCCAGCCCCAGTTTCAAGTGCAGTCACCTCCACAGGTCCAGCAACAGCTTCAGGTCCAAGCCCAACCCCAAGTCCAAGCGAAGCTCCAAGTGCAGTTCCAGTCTCAGAGCCAAACTCAAGTTCAAGCACAGCCTCAGCTTCAGGTCCAGTCTCCGATCAGGCATCAGCTTATCACAGTTCCAGGCCTCCAGCAGCCAGTCcagctcctctcagctctgccACCTCATGTCGCCGCCCAGATCCAGGCTCAGATCCAGGCACAGGCACAGCAGCAGGGTGGCGCAGTCCCCCAGCAGATCAAACTGCAGCTCCCTATACAGATCCAGCAGACTGGGGGGCAAATCCAGGCCCACCAAATACAGAACATGGTGACCATACAGGCACCAGTGAGCGTGCAGGAGCAGCTCCAGAGgatgcaacagcaacaacagcaacagcagcagcagcaacagcagcagcaacaacaacaacaacaacaacaacaacaacaacaacaacaacaacagcagcagcaacaacaacaacaacaacagcagcagcagcagcagcagcagcagcaaccaaaaccaaagaagaagaaacataaTGAGGCTAAAAGGGAACAGAAAGAACAGAACCTGCAGGCTGTTAGCCCTGGGGATGGCATTCAAAAACAG GTTGTGGTGAAGCAGAATGCTACAGCAGAACAGctgaaacagaggaagagcctggctgctgctgagcgAGAGGAGAACCAGAG aatgATTGTGTGCAACCAGGTGATGAAGTTCATCCTTGACAAGATCGAGAAAGACGAAAAGCAGGCAGctaagaagagaaagaaggaggaggtggttgAGCAGAAACGCTCCAAACAGAACGCCACCAAGCTGACTGCACTGCTGTACAAGCACAAAGAACAGCTGAAGGCTGAGATCCTGAAGAAGAGGGCCCTGCTGGacaaggagctgcagctgcaagtTCAG gaggagCTGAGGCGGGATATAGCCAGgctacagaaagaaaaggagaaagcgAGAGCTGCCATCAcccaggctgctgcagcaacagtcAAGGCTGCTGCTTCTCACTCCTCACATCCCTCTCAATCTACACATTCCTctcacagtacacacacaggaCCCTCGCCTTCATCATCCCATAAACGtaagagggaagaggagagagacagagacagaaacagggaTCGGGACAGGCATCACGACAAAGACAAGAAACGGGACAGGGATaaggacagagacagatataGAGACCGAGATCGAGATAGAGATGGGGAtcgagagagggagaaagacagagagcggGACAGACATCGGGACagggaaaaggacaaagacagagacaaagacagagattCCAGCTCATcgaaacacaagaagaagaagaaactctgCTCTACCTCAAAGGATCACAAGAAGGACAGCAAATTGTACTGTATCTGCAAAACACCCTACGACGAGTCGAA GTTTTACATCGGGTGCGACCTGTGCTCCAACTGGTTCCATGGCGCGTGTGTTGGTATCACAGAGAAAGAGGCCAAGAAGTTGGAGGACTTTGTATGTAACGACTGCAAACGTGGTCAGGAGGGAGGAAGCAATGAGGAGTTATACTGCATCTGCAGGACACCTTATGACGAATCACA GTTTTACATTGGCTGTGACCGCTGTCAGAACTGGTACCACGGGCGTTGTGTGGGCATCTTGCAGAGTGAGGCCAACCACATTGATGTATACGTCTGCCCGCAGTGTCAGTCAACAGAAGATGCCATGACAGTCCTCACGCCGCTCACTGACAAAGACTATGAGGGCTTGAAAAGAATATTACGCTCGTTACAG TCTCACAAGATGGCATGGCCTTTCCTTGAACCAGTGGATCCCCATGATGCACCTGATTATTATCGTGTAATCAAGGAGCCAATGG ACTTTTCCACAATGGAAACCCGTTTGCAGAAGCGACATTACCACAAGCTCACAGAGTTTGTGGCTGACGTGACCAAAATCTTCGACAACTGCCGCTATTACAACCCCAACGACACGCCCTTCTTTCAGTGTGCAGAGGTGCTTGAAGCCTTCTTTGTACAGAAGCTTAAAGGTTTCAAAGGGAGCAG GTCTCATAACAACAAGCTACAGTGTTCTTCAGCCTCTTAG